In Streptomyces sp. NBC_00878, a single window of DNA contains:
- a CDS encoding RidA family protein: MSDLRRVTTGAPWEDAFGYSRAVELPNGLVLVSGCTSIVDGEIAGGGPYEQAINAFNVALAALKQLDLGREDVVRTRMYLTHARDVEDVGRAHKELFDSVRPAASMIIVSGFVDPSLVVEVEVEAYREAPES, from the coding sequence GTGAGTGACCTGCGACGCGTCACGACCGGAGCTCCCTGGGAGGATGCCTTCGGGTACTCCCGCGCGGTGGAGCTGCCGAACGGCCTGGTGCTGGTCTCTGGCTGCACGTCGATAGTGGACGGCGAGATCGCGGGAGGCGGCCCGTACGAGCAGGCGATCAACGCGTTCAACGTCGCGCTGGCGGCACTGAAGCAGCTGGACCTCGGCCGCGAGGACGTCGTACGGACGCGCATGTACCTCACCCATGCCCGCGATGTGGAGGACGTCGGACGCGCTCACAAGGAGCTGTTCGACTCCGTCCGGCCCGCGGCATCCATGATCATCGTCTCCGGTTTCGTGGACCCCAGCCTGGTGGTCGAGGTCGAGGTGGAGGCGTACCGAGAGGCACCCGAGTCATGA
- a CDS encoding MFS transporter — protein sequence MSTALIPPAPAPASGRPAHRDPNVLRWLGAYTASMVGDNVYYLALTWAAVQAGTPAQAGLVAAVSAVPRALLMLGGGVLADRFGPRRVVIGSDAVRCAAVLAVAALLFATTPGLWPLALLALVFGTVDAVFLPAVGALPARITGRGQLTRVQGMRGLAIRFANVVGAPLGGLGIALGGPAAAFGLAGLLIAVSVPLLVSLRVADLPGDDRTAERPTAWSDLRNGLRYIRGHRVLAPLIVAIALGDLGFVGPLNVGLTLLADERGWGASGVGWVLAGFGVGAGAAALLLAVRGSLPHAGRVMAVTILTGSVAVGALAYVPNVVAAAGVAVLIGLLTGLSGALCGALLQTRTDPAYLGRVSSVAGFVNLGLAPLSMPLSAAAIGAWGTGPVFVVSAAVCGLGGVLGLCVRDLRRAELPR from the coding sequence ATGTCCACCGCGCTCATACCCCCTGCCCCGGCCCCCGCCTCCGGCCGACCGGCCCACCGTGACCCCAACGTCCTGCGCTGGCTCGGTGCCTACACCGCGTCCATGGTCGGCGACAACGTCTACTACCTCGCGCTGACCTGGGCCGCCGTGCAGGCGGGTACGCCCGCGCAGGCCGGGCTCGTGGCGGCCGTGAGTGCGGTGCCGCGCGCCCTGCTGATGCTCGGCGGGGGAGTGCTGGCCGACCGGTTCGGGCCCAGGCGAGTCGTCATCGGCAGTGACGCCGTGCGGTGCGCGGCCGTGCTCGCCGTGGCCGCGCTGCTCTTCGCCACCACCCCCGGGCTGTGGCCGCTGGCCCTGCTCGCCCTGGTCTTCGGCACCGTCGACGCCGTCTTCCTGCCCGCGGTGGGCGCCCTGCCGGCCCGCATCACCGGCCGCGGCCAGCTCACCCGCGTCCAGGGCATGCGCGGCCTCGCCATCCGCTTCGCCAACGTCGTGGGCGCGCCGCTCGGCGGTCTGGGCATCGCGCTGGGCGGGCCGGCCGCGGCCTTCGGACTGGCCGGGCTGCTGATCGCCGTGTCGGTGCCCCTGCTGGTCTCCCTACGGGTCGCCGACCTTCCCGGGGACGACAGGACCGCCGAGCGTCCCACTGCCTGGAGCGACCTCCGCAACGGACTGCGCTACATCCGCGGCCACCGCGTCCTCGCCCCGCTGATCGTAGCCATCGCCCTCGGGGACCTCGGCTTCGTCGGCCCGCTCAACGTGGGGCTGACCCTGCTCGCCGACGAGCGCGGCTGGGGCGCCTCCGGGGTGGGCTGGGTGCTCGCCGGGTTCGGCGTGGGCGCGGGCGCCGCCGCGCTGCTGCTCGCCGTACGCGGGAGCCTTCCGCACGCCGGACGCGTCATGGCGGTGACGATCCTGACGGGCTCGGTCGCGGTCGGCGCCCTGGCCTACGTGCCGAACGTCGTCGCGGCGGCGGGCGTCGCCGTCCTCATCGGCCTGCTCACGGGCCTCAGCGGCGCCCTGTGCGGCGCACTGCTGCAGACCCGGACCGACCCCGCCTACCTGGGCAGGGTCAGCTCCGTGGCCGGCTTCGTCAACCTCGGCCTCGCCCCGCTCAGCATGCCGCTGTCCGCCGCCGCGATCGGCGCGTGGGGCACGGGCCCGGTCTTCGTCGTCAGCGCGGCCGTGTGCGGCCTCGGCGGGGTGCTCGGGCTGTGCGTACGAGACCTCCGCCGGGCCGAACTTCCGAGGTAG
- a CDS encoding TIGR03085 family metal-binding protein, whose protein sequence is MSTHAKRERLLLADLLETEGPDAPTLCEGWNTRDLAAHVVVRERRPDAAGGILIKQLAPRLERVMTEFTEKPYEELIQLIRTGPPRFSPFSLKQIDEASNAIEFYVHTEDVRRAQPDWTPRELDSVFQDALWSRLERGARLMGRGAPTGLVLRRPNGQTAVAHRGTPVVTVTGEPSELVMFVHGRQNAADVELEGDKDAIAKLHEAKQLGI, encoded by the coding sequence GAACGACTTCTCCTCGCCGACCTGCTGGAGACGGAGGGCCCGGACGCCCCCACTCTGTGCGAGGGCTGGAACACCCGTGATCTCGCCGCGCACGTGGTGGTGCGCGAGCGCCGCCCGGATGCCGCCGGCGGCATCCTGATCAAGCAACTCGCGCCACGCCTCGAACGGGTGATGACGGAGTTCACCGAGAAGCCGTACGAGGAGCTGATCCAGCTGATCCGTACGGGTCCGCCGCGCTTCTCGCCCTTCTCCCTCAAGCAGATCGACGAGGCGTCGAACGCGATCGAGTTCTACGTCCACACCGAGGACGTACGCCGCGCCCAGCCCGACTGGACTCCCCGCGAGCTCGACTCCGTCTTCCAGGACGCCCTGTGGTCCCGTCTGGAGCGCGGGGCCCGCCTCATGGGCCGCGGCGCCCCCACCGGCCTGGTGCTCCGCCGCCCGAACGGCCAGACGGCGGTCGCCCACCGGGGCACACCGGTCGTCACGGTCACGGGCGAACCCTCCGAACTCGTCATGTTCGTCCACGGCCGCCAGAACGCCGCGGACGTGGAACTGGAGGGCGACAAGGACGCGATCGCGAAGCTGCACGAGGCGAAGCAGCTGGGCATCTGA
- a CDS encoding transcriptional regulator encodes MSGTENLPITDLGTLKALAHPLRMQLYRGLCVARTATASQLAEQVDEAVSLVSYHLRKLAEHGLIEAAEPQSGDARERWWQPSSQGVSIRDKDFRDAPERASAHLAATRLFHEQRADMYRRYLDERPTWGSEWNSAAPDNESLLRLTSAELAELGEELLALARKYDEKGRAAEAAGATEGRENVALHVYGFPFRT; translated from the coding sequence ATGAGTGGCACGGAGAACCTCCCGATCACGGATCTGGGCACCCTCAAGGCCCTGGCCCACCCCCTGCGGATGCAGTTGTACCGAGGGCTGTGCGTGGCCCGGACCGCCACTGCCTCCCAGCTTGCCGAGCAGGTCGACGAAGCGGTCTCACTGGTCAGCTACCACCTGCGCAAGCTGGCCGAGCACGGGCTGATCGAGGCGGCCGAGCCGCAGAGCGGCGACGCCCGCGAGCGCTGGTGGCAGCCCTCGTCGCAGGGCGTGAGCATCAGGGACAAGGACTTCCGGGACGCACCCGAGAGGGCGTCCGCGCATTTGGCCGCCACCAGGCTCTTCCACGAGCAGCGGGCCGACATGTACCGCCGCTACCTCGACGAACGCCCCACATGGGGCTCCGAGTGGAACTCCGCCGCACCGGACAACGAGTCGCTGCTGCGGCTGACCTCGGCCGAACTGGCCGAACTCGGCGAGGAGTTGCTCGCCCTAGCCAGGAAGTACGACGAGAAGGGCCGCGCCGCCGAGGCGGCCGGCGCGACCGAGGGGCGCGAGAACGTCGCGCTGCATGTGTACGGATTCCCGTTCCGCACCTGA
- the hisF gene encoding imidazole glycerol phosphate synthase subunit HisF, whose protein sequence is MTLAVRVIPCLDVDNGRVVKGVNFQNLRDAGDPVEMAKVYDAEGADELTFLDITASSGNRETTYDVVRRTAEQVFIPLTVGGGVRTAEDVDKLLRAGADKVGVNTAAIARPDLIREIAERFGRQVLVLSVDARRTPEGTFEVTTHGGRKGTGIDAVEWAHRAAELGAGEILLNSMDADGTKDGYDIEMIEAVRKHVTVPVIASGGAGRLADFPPAVAAGADAVLAASVFHFGDLRIGEVKQALREAGHPVR, encoded by the coding sequence ATGACCCTGGCCGTACGAGTCATCCCCTGCCTGGACGTCGACAACGGCCGGGTCGTCAAGGGCGTCAACTTCCAGAACCTGCGCGACGCGGGCGACCCCGTCGAGATGGCCAAGGTGTACGACGCCGAGGGCGCCGACGAGTTGACGTTCCTGGACATCACGGCGTCCTCCGGCAACCGCGAGACCACGTACGACGTGGTGCGCCGCACCGCCGAGCAGGTCTTCATCCCGCTGACGGTGGGAGGCGGCGTCCGCACGGCCGAGGACGTCGACAAACTGCTGCGCGCGGGCGCGGACAAGGTCGGCGTCAACACGGCCGCGATCGCCCGCCCCGACCTGATCCGCGAGATCGCGGAGCGGTTCGGACGGCAGGTGCTGGTGTTGTCGGTGGACGCGCGGCGGACTCCCGAGGGCACCTTCGAGGTCACGACCCACGGCGGCCGCAAGGGCACCGGCATCGACGCGGTCGAGTGGGCGCACCGGGCGGCCGAGCTGGGCGCGGGCGAGATCCTGCTCAACTCGATGGACGCCGACGGCACGAAGGACGGCTACGACATCGAGATGATCGAGGCCGTACGAAAGCACGTCACGGTGCCGGTCATCGCCTCCGGCGGCGCGGGCCGACTGGCCGACTTCCCCCCGGCCGTCGCCGCGGGCGCGGACGCCGTACTGGCCGCGTCGGTCTTCCACTTCGGCGACCTGCGGATCGGAGAGGTGAAGCAGGCGTTGCGGGAGGCGGGGCATCCCGTGCGCTAG
- the priA gene encoding bifunctional 1-(5-phosphoribosyl)-5-((5-phosphoribosylamino)methylideneamino)imidazole-4-carboxamide isomerase/phosphoribosylanthranilate isomerase PriA, whose protein sequence is MAKLELLPAVDVRAGQAVRLVHGESGTETSYGSPLEAALAWQRAGAEWLHLVDLDAAFGTGDNRALIGEVTKAMDIKVELSGGIRDDATLAAALATGCTRVNLGTAALETPEWVAKVIAEHGDKIAVGLDVRGTTLRGRGWTRDGGDLYETLERLNKEGCARYVVTDIAKDGTLQGPNLELLKNVCAATDRPVVASGGVSSLDDLRAIAELVPLGVEGSIVGKALYAKAFTLEEALEAVAK, encoded by the coding sequence ATGGCCAAGCTCGAACTCCTCCCCGCCGTCGACGTCCGTGCCGGCCAGGCGGTCCGCCTCGTCCACGGCGAGTCCGGTACGGAGACCTCGTACGGCTCTCCTCTGGAGGCGGCCCTCGCCTGGCAGCGGGCGGGTGCCGAGTGGCTGCACCTCGTGGACCTGGACGCCGCGTTCGGCACGGGCGACAACCGTGCGCTGATCGGCGAGGTCACGAAGGCGATGGACATCAAGGTGGAGCTGTCCGGCGGCATCCGTGACGACGCCACGCTCGCCGCGGCCTTGGCCACCGGCTGCACCCGGGTGAACCTCGGCACGGCCGCCCTGGAGACGCCCGAGTGGGTCGCCAAGGTCATCGCCGAGCACGGCGACAAGATCGCGGTCGGTCTCGACGTACGCGGCACGACGCTGCGCGGTCGCGGCTGGACGCGCGACGGCGGCGACCTCTACGAGACGCTGGAGCGGCTCAACAAGGAGGGCTGCGCGCGGTACGTCGTCACGGACATCGCGAAGGACGGCACGCTCCAGGGCCCGAACCTGGAGCTCCTGAAGAACGTGTGCGCGGCGACCGACCGCCCGGTGGTGGCGTCCGGCGGGGTCTCGTCGCTTGACGACCTGCGTGCCATCGCCGAGCTCGTGCCCCTGGGTGTCGAGGGCTCGATCGTCGGGAAGGCCCTGTACGCGAAGGCGTTCACCCTGGAAGAGGCCCTGGAGGCGGTGGCCAAGTGA
- the hisH gene encoding imidazole glycerol phosphate synthase subunit HisH yields the protein MELSSPSKRVVVFDYGFGNVRSAERALARAGADVEITRDFDKAMNADGLLVPGVGAFAACMKGLKEARGDWIVGRRLAGGRPVMGICVGMQILFARGIEHGVETEGLDEWPGSVEPLQADIVPHMGWNTVESPAGSQLFAGLEADARFYFVHSYAVHDWNLEVGNPAMRAPLVTWSTHGKPFVAAVENGALWATQFHPEKSGDAGAQLLTNWIGTL from the coding sequence GTGGAATTGAGCTCCCCTTCGAAACGAGTAGTCGTCTTTGACTACGGCTTCGGGAACGTGCGCTCGGCGGAACGTGCCCTCGCGCGCGCGGGTGCCGACGTCGAGATAACGCGTGACTTCGACAAGGCCATGAACGCGGACGGCCTGCTGGTGCCCGGCGTGGGCGCCTTCGCCGCATGCATGAAGGGGCTGAAGGAGGCGCGCGGCGACTGGATCGTCGGCCGTCGTCTCGCCGGTGGCCGTCCGGTCATGGGCATCTGCGTCGGTATGCAGATCCTCTTCGCACGCGGCATCGAGCACGGCGTCGAGACCGAGGGCCTCGACGAGTGGCCCGGCTCGGTCGAGCCGCTGCAGGCCGACATCGTGCCCCACATGGGCTGGAACACCGTCGAATCACCGGCGGGCTCGCAGCTCTTCGCGGGCCTCGAGGCCGACGCGCGCTTCTACTTCGTGCACTCGTACGCCGTGCACGACTGGAACCTGGAAGTCGGCAACCCGGCGATGCGCGCGCCCCTCGTCACCTGGTCGACGCACGGCAAGCCCTTCGTCGCGGCCGTCGAGAACGGCGCTCTGTGGGCCACGCAGTTCCACCCCGAGAAGTCCGGCGACGCCGGAGCGCAGCTGCTCACCAACTGGATCGGAACCCTGTAG